In the Planctomycetia bacterium genome, one interval contains:
- the nuoD2 gene encoding NADH-quinone oxidoreductase subunit D 2, whose product MSIAPSAEPVLDPAPRTGTRSEDYTWTLNFGPQHPATHTTLRLVLKLEGERVVDAMPEMGYLHSGFEKIGEHLTFNQYVTVTDRMNYISPMANNVAWHHAVETLLGIELTPRCRVIRTIVAELARISDHLLCNGAVGLDTGAFTFFLYGFYQREVIYDIFETLCGARFTNSYTRVGGVSHDFTPLVIEKIRTFIRTFPKTLNDMERLLTRNRIFVDRTRGVGVLSRAEAIAGGASGPVARASGVTRDLRKDEPYLAYADYDFQVCCASAGDCYARYLVRMQEMRESLKIVSQALESLPAGPVDVAIGERTALPGKRQVYSTIEGTISHFELSMSNRGFEVPCAESYAAIEAPNGELGFYLVGDGGECAYRARCRPPSVLHFALFPHLIRGHTLSDVVAVLGSLNIIAAELDR is encoded by the coding sequence ATGTCCATCGCCCCCAGCGCCGAACCCGTGCTCGATCCCGCGCCGCGTACCGGCACGCGGTCCGAGGACTACACCTGGACGCTCAACTTCGGCCCCCAGCATCCGGCGACCCACACCACCCTGCGGCTCGTCCTCAAGCTGGAGGGGGAGCGGGTGGTCGACGCCATGCCGGAGATGGGCTACCTGCACTCCGGCTTCGAGAAGATCGGCGAGCACCTGACGTTCAACCAGTACGTCACGGTCACCGACCGGATGAACTACATCTCGCCGATGGCCAACAACGTCGCCTGGCACCACGCGGTGGAGACGCTCCTCGGCATCGAGCTCACGCCGCGCTGCCGCGTGATCCGCACGATCGTCGCGGAGCTCGCCCGGATCAGCGACCACCTGCTCTGCAACGGCGCCGTCGGCCTCGACACGGGGGCGTTCACCTTCTTCCTCTACGGCTTCTACCAGCGCGAGGTGATCTACGACATTTTCGAGACGCTGTGCGGGGCCCGGTTCACCAACAGCTACACCCGCGTCGGCGGCGTGTCGCACGACTTCACGCCGCTGGTGATCGAGAAAATCCGGACCTTCATCCGCACCTTCCCCAAGACGCTCAACGACATGGAGCGGCTCCTGACCCGCAACCGGATCTTCGTCGACCGGACGCGGGGCGTGGGCGTGCTGTCCCGCGCGGAGGCGATCGCCGGCGGCGCCAGCGGCCCGGTGGCCCGGGCCAGCGGCGTGACCCGCGACCTGCGCAAGGACGAGCCCTATCTGGCCTACGCCGACTACGACTTCCAGGTCTGCTGCGCCTCGGCCGGCGACTGCTACGCCCGATACCTGGTGCGGATGCAGGAGATGCGCGAGAGCCTGAAGATCGTCTCCCAGGCGCTGGAGAGCCTGCCGGCGGGCCCGGTGGACGTCGCCATCGGCGAGCGGACGGCCCTGCCGGGCAAGCGGCAGGTGTACTCGACGATCGAGGGGACGATCTCGCACTTCGAGCTCTCGATGAGCAACCGCGGCTTCGAGGTCCCCTGTGCCGAGTCGTACGCGGCGATCGAGGCCCCCAACGGCGAGCTCGGCTTCTACCTCGTCGGCGACGGGGGGGAATGTGCCTACCGGGCGCGTTGCCGGCCGCCGTCGGTCCTGCACTTCGCCCTCTTCCCGCACCTCATCCGCGGCCACACGCTCTCCGACGTGGTGGCCGTGCTCGGCAGCCTGAACATCATCGCCGCGGAGCTCGACCGATGA
- the nuoB gene encoding NADH-quinone oxidoreductase subunit B: MVSRLDSLANWCRKNSLWPMPFATACCGIELMATGASKHDLARFGAEVFRFSPRQCDLMIVAGRVVMKMLPVLQRIWQQMHEPKWCISMGACASTGGVFDTYAVVQGIDRFIPVDMYVPGCPPRPEQLIQAIIDLQDKIQAEGTITGREFDTASRQFRKRALVEAAGPVPLDAARNPVLQRQLASSSGG; encoded by the coding sequence GTGGTGAGCCGGCTCGACTCGCTGGCCAACTGGTGCCGGAAGAACAGCCTCTGGCCGATGCCGTTCGCGACGGCCTGCTGTGGCATCGAGCTGATGGCCACCGGGGCGAGCAAGCACGACCTGGCCCGGTTCGGCGCCGAGGTGTTCCGCTTCAGCCCGCGGCAGTGCGACCTGATGATCGTGGCCGGCCGGGTGGTGATGAAGATGCTCCCCGTGCTGCAGCGGATCTGGCAGCAGATGCACGAACCCAAGTGGTGCATCTCGATGGGGGCCTGCGCCAGCACAGGCGGCGTCTTCGACACCTACGCCGTGGTGCAGGGGATCGACCGCTTCATCCCCGTCGACATGTACGTCCCCGGCTGCCCGCCGCGGCCCGAGCAGCTCATCCAGGCGATCATCGACCTCCAGGACAAGATCCAGGCGGAGGGCACGATCACGGGCCGCGAGTTCGACACCGCCAGCCGACAGTTCCGCAAGCGGGCGTTGGTGGAGGCGGCGGGCCCCGTGCCGCTCGACGCCGCCCGCAACCCGGTCCTGCAGCGCCAACTCGCCTCCTCCTCGGGGGGCTGA
- the nuoA gene encoding NADH-quinone oxidoreductase subunit A has product MDAILPVLLFVAIAAAVSVGLLVFAQLIGPRRSGAVKEMPYESGMDPVHDTRRRFDVRFHLVAITFLVFDVELLFLYPWAVASRSPAGIDAAVAGGLVSSRGLVFGGAMLFVALVVVGFAYDWRKGVFRWR; this is encoded by the coding sequence ATCCTGCCAGTCCTGTTGTTCGTCGCCATCGCGGCCGCGGTCTCGGTCGGCCTCCTCGTGTTCGCCCAACTGATCGGCCCGCGCCGGTCGGGGGCGGTCAAGGAGATGCCCTACGAGAGCGGCATGGACCCGGTCCACGACACCCGACGCCGGTTCGACGTCCGCTTCCATCTCGTGGCGATCACGTTCCTCGTGTTCGACGTGGAACTGCTGTTCCTCTACCCGTGGGCGGTGGCCAGCCGGTCGCCGGCGGGCATCGACGCCGCCGTCGCCGGGGGGCTCGTCTCGTCCCGGGGGCTCGTGTTCGGCGGCGCGATGCTGTTCGTGGCCCTGGTCGTGGTCGGGTTCGCCTATGACTGGCGGAAGGGGGTGTTCCGATGGCGTTGA